Below is a window of Gossypium hirsutum isolate 1008001.06 chromosome A12, Gossypium_hirsutum_v2.1, whole genome shotgun sequence DNA.
taaaaataaaaatgacttaattgcaaagtaaataaaaaaatggaagggctaaaagcgcaattagcccttccgttaaaaaacacgcggatcctaggagGGTCGGGTCGGGTTGATCCAGTCCAAgtcaaaacgacgttgttttggggtATAATGGCCAACCCCAAgatgacgtcgttttggagggctataaaaGGCccattttcttcaaaaaaatcaattttgcacttgaaaggaaagaaaaaaaaagagtgagggagagggtgggtgattttcggccacaaggccggTCACCGTCCGGTCGCCGGACCGCCGTCGGCCGCCGTTGGTACCACCGTACACGGCAGTCGGACCTCAAAACAACCCTTTTTCGGTAATTCtaaaatgggtaagcttctttcttttatttttactttcgtataaaaaataaaataaaattaaaaagaaaacaataaacaaacaaagaacttaaaacgagaatagacaaaggaacctcttttgctttgatcttcgattaatctccaaaaaaaagaACCAGCCTCTCCaaaaaactagcctttacaataattcttctccttgattactctccaaaaaacctctccaaaaatcctttacaataactttctctccaaaaacttttttctccttctttaaatacaaaatatgagaaggcttatatagccatttacaaaatatttttttattgtttatgtcttcatttgtaggtacaagtggtggtggagcaagtgtggctagtggagtaggtagtggagcaagtgtggctagtggagttggtggtggagcaattgtagctagtggagttggtggtggcaaaggctaggatttagttgaggaaagtttaggttgtgggctagggttttttattttgatttgggcttagggtttgggccattgagattttgatgtaaattgggctttgggtagttaagattttgggttttgggtttaatttttgtgggttaggtaaggctaaattgggttttgatgtaaatgggttaaaattggcctacaacataCGTGATTTTGCCTAATTAGATTCATTGAAGGTAAATTTCATACCTTATTTACCCTAAATTCGTTATCTTGCACATGGATCTATGATATGAGATTGTCGAAAATTCTTTTTCCTTGCGCTTCACGGCCCAATTTTGGTATGAGAGTCATGTGTGCAACACGAATTTGGTTAATATCGATGGGTTGCAATTTTACATGAGATGTCCTCTTGTTATCTTTTTTGTATGACTTGTTTATCTCTTGATTCGTTATATTtgattttgttcaatgtttgattaattgttaaCAGTGTTGATAAGTTTTGATAATTGCttgtattaattattaatatgatgTTAACATTTGAAACAACAAAATTGAAGGAACTTTTATTAATCCTATTTGTAATAAGctacatattaaaatatatttactaaaaCTAATGACACAAAATAGGTTCTTTACCTCTGATCTTTTCGCATGAATAGTGAATGATGTTATGAATTATCAtaattatgaaatttgtgatgcaCAATGTAGAAATCTTTTTGGCATTGTTTGTTAGAACAATTGGAGACAGAGGAATAAGGTTATCTTCAATCCTGGTGATTATTGTGTTGTGGTTATTTTAAGTCATTAATTGAGCAAAATCTATTGAAACTGCAAGACAGTTTGCAATGAGTAAACTCAATAGAGAGTGGTGAAAAATTGGATGGTAGGCTCCAAACGAGGGCtgagttaaaataaatttaggtGGGGCTCTTAAAAAAACTACAATGCGTGCCTAGATAGGAGAAGTTATTGGAGACAGTAAGGGTTGTTGACTAGTTGGGTTTTCAATAAATGTTTGCTTATGTATAATTACTCAAATAGAGCTTTGGGGGATTTTGGATGTCTATATATTGCATGAGTAGAAGGTTATAAACAGGTCATTGTTGAATGCAATGATTTATTTGTTGTTCACATGTTAAATGTTAATTCAAATGATACTACTACATTTGGATTGATTTGGCACATCAAGAAACTTTGTCAAATGCAATGTAGGGTgcaattttaacatatttataggGTAGCAAATTATATTGTAAACTTTATGCCGAAATGGTCCATTGATAATGATCTCGATTTGTGTAAGTTTGCAAGATCATCTAGTGGAGTATTGATCATTTTATTAGGAGATATGTTGGGTATTACTTTTGCTTGTGACTGTATTGTTtgagttattttagtttttaaaaaaattgtctcttgtaacaaaaaataaaaataaaaatcaagaagCATAATAATATATTCTAGATATACAATGTAATCGATTGGGTTGGAATCATAAGCCAATTAGACATTAATTCGGTTAGAGATTATTTCTAATAAAgtaatgaatattaaaataaggaTGATTTTGcctttactatttttatatgaaatgtttaaataaaacaattaaaaccaAAATGTCTAAATgtacaacaacaaaaaaaaaagattttaccACTCTACCAAGagttcaattattaattttatttataaatatatttttaatattaagttTTTCTTTCAATCATATCGTGAGTATGATATAATCCAACAACAACAAAAGTTTCTTTTGGAAGGTATTATCACAAGACTTGTGATAAGAGAACAAAATTTTACTATGCTAGGATACACTTGTAAAATGGTAAAAAATAGGATGAATGAGAAAcataaaaaaactttaaaccaCTAACAAAAAGGGTaggataaaataaatagataacaaACGGGTTTTTTGGGGTTGACGATAGCGGGACTTAAACCTTCACGATTTTTAAAGTCGACGGATTTTCCTCTTACTATAAATTTCAATGTTGTCGGTATTGATATTGACATGTAGAACAAAACTCTATATTTATTCTTACCTGATTAatcagttttttaaaaaaattatcagacTATAGAGTGAATGATTTGATTAATGACTATTCCATTCGATTCTTTATTTAACTTGGAACTGGTTCATaacaattctttttatttttcatataaattaattttgcatataatatacaagaaataaaaaaaaatgggtgtcaaagacatctatttaaaaaaaatgtcattaTTTATctattcttataatttttttaaattataataatatatatattacgaTACAAATTGCAttaaaaaatgaatagaaataaaaaaaaatcgcaTAAAATAAAGTTTTTAGATTGAATGACAAGATTAAAATAATGAGAACTTTGAAATACTTGCAATGATGGATTATATTGATACTATtactaactttaaaaaattatataacacaACATAATAAGCcaacaaatataaattttattgaaatatataaatatgtgtggTGAAAATTCTATGAATATAGGTGGACATGACAAATGTGTTgaaatatatgttaaatttttcatattttatatattgtaatgcaaatgaaaaattttgttttgttgttccaattttattatttctatataaacttaataaaatttaaaatatttcaaatgataaattttcatacaattttcattaatttaatgGACAAACTATTAAtccaaattgaatttattttaccTAATAagattatttgtttaattaagatGAAAATGGTatgagttgtttttttttaattaaaaggttggatttaactaataaacttttGGTAGTGTTGGTAACAGTTGAGATTTTGATTCCTTGTATACTTAGGATCaaatttgattatataaaattgttatgagtgaattttcaatttttatcatgTTTATATTGCTATAGATGTATTTTAATATTACgagttaattttatttcaattctttactcatttatgttttgtattaCTTTGATTTTACTTTATAAATctagaatttatatttattaaaatagtcgtcttttaattttaaattaacttttatatattttacttaaGGTTGTgtatttttgtcatatatttgATTTAATGGGTAGTATTTGAAAATGTTTATGTGGGTCggtttttcatgaaaagtcaCACTATCATAAACCATTGTAGAGGATAAGTGCAAATTTCATGGGATGTTTTTAAATCAATTgctgaaataaaagaaaaaagaaaagagaaacatTAATCCACCGTTAATCATGTTATGTAAGATTTACATTGAAAAACATGAATTTAGTTTTTAACCAATTCAACCGGTTTCAATATTAAAGAAAGAGATAACCAATTTATCAGGTTCCAAGTTATCActataattttttagtttttgatgTGAATTGATCAAATGACTATAGTTTCCTTATTTCTATCTTCAAGTACAGTTTTTGATTTAAAGGGATTTCACAAGATCCCGCTATAATAAAATCTCATACTAGATGTTATCTTAAAATTCATGTTATATCTTACGATTTTTCACTCTATTTATCTCCGATGAGAATATTGAAGAGATGTAATCAAGTTGAGTCTAATTCAAACTTTATTCAATATTCGAGGCTGGAAGTTTTTTTTTCCAAGTTAAATTTGTTTCAAGACAAAGATAGAATTGTTGAGTTCAGTCTATTAGGATCATTAGCTAATTTAATTAACCACTAAAAAATCTGAATATCACTCGCTTGATAACTTAAGTTGTTCAACTCAAATTCGAATCAATGTTTTTAGAATCAGATTAATAGTTGAACCAATCAGACCATTAGTTCGTTAGTTCAATCGATTCGattagaaatttattaaaaattcattaaaaattcataaagtataaaaattttgattcacCTACCCAACGTTTTTCTCCCctctctaatttttaaaattttatatctaCATTTATATTAAGGGTTAGATTACTTGTCTAGAATTTAGGaggttttgaataaaaaaattaaacctgatcagttttctaatttttttaatatattgtattatgttatttttatatgttatgtataatattataatgtaaacacTAAAGAATGTTCGGCTATCTATAtataaaattgtaataaatgaaaaaatatataattattaaattaaaaattaaaaaaatataatatatttcttaattttttttaaagataatatagatgaatttaagtaaaattttaaatctacatTTGAAAACACATAAAATATGTTGGTACCCCAACCTGACTTTTCTCAGTCCATTAACACTTGAACGTGGTAGGACTAGTTTCATCTCTCTAATTCAGTAACTTAAATTTGAAGACTTGGGTTGTTTTTGAAGAGAAGTAGAGAGTATAGAAAGCGAAGCCCAATGGGCTTTGCAAAAACTTATTGGCAAACCCTAAAAAGTACTTAACGGTAAAAAGGTCTCCCAACGGTCGACAAAGAGGAATTCAAATTCGAACAATTTCCTTTCCAAATACATCCCATTTTCAAACGCATTCTAATTTTCTTTCGTTCTTTCACTCTTGCTCGTTACAGACTTATCCAAGCAAATCTCAGAAATTTTCTCGGCAACCAAACACACCCAATGGATAATGCTCAGTTAAACGCTTTTCTCCAAAACCCAGAAACCCATTTCCCCGATTTCTCTATTACTAGGGGTTTCGACTCAGAAAAATGCGATCTTGCCTTGAATCTAGATAACCCTACCTCCGCCATGGATGAAGGTGAAGAAGAATCTTTTGCTGATCTAATGCTTTGTGACTCTAATTCAAGGCTGATCCTATCCGGGTTTTCCAAATCTAATTGCACCGGTAAgtaaaatttcatgattttatcttgttaaactcctaattatttaatCAATAATAAAGTCCTGTGAAAGAAAGAAATTACAACTCTTTTTTTCCTTGATATGCTTGCAAAAAAAGCAGAAGTTTCTTGTGATTTAAttatatttggattttttttaaatcttttaaagtACATGTACTAGCATTCCAGAACTTGTTTGAAATATtacaaaaagagaaaagaaaagaaaagaggtgaagTTTATTCAAACTTTTCTGAGttgcttttattttatatatatatatatattgcagaTTAATTTAACACTTATgagtaaattatgaattttgacTTATATTTGTAGTTCTTAATGATATATGATTCAATCAAGGTAGTAATCTTTTTCCTGAAATTTCATACAATTTACAGATGAAATTGTGATGTTTATAAACGCTGGAGGAGAGGCTTTAAATGAAACAGATTCTAGCATGAAATTTGTGGGGGATAATTACTTTGAAGGAGGAAATGTTATGCAGACCAATGAGCCTATAAATGAGGCTGGAGATTGTCCTTTCATTTATTGGTCTGCAAGAATTGGTAGCTTCTCATACCGGTTCAAAAATCTTCCTCCGGGAGACTATTTTGTTGATCTTCATTTTGCAGAGATCATTAACACTAATGGACCTAAAGGAATGAGGATATTCAATGTCTATATGCAAGAAGAGAAGGCAAGTTACTTGTCAAAATCATTCAATTTGTTTTGTGGTTTTTCACTGCctagaaatgttgaaattttggtgTGAATATGACAGGTATTGTCAGATTTTGATATCTTCTCAGTTGTTGGAGCCAATAAGCCATTACAAGTTGTTGGTTTGAGGGTATCAGTGAAGGAGGATGGGCTAATTGCTTTGAGGTTTGAAGGAGTTATAGGAAGCCCCATGGTTTGTGGGATTTGTGTAAggaaaacacaaaatattccagGTACTGGAATTTGTGTTTTAGTTACTTGATTCACTCCTAGATTTAACTTTGGACCATGTTAGAAAAACTGCTTATTTTGCAACCTTTATTTATGATCTAAAAACAGTTACTCAGGGATCGCAAGAATATCTTAAGTGCAATAACTGTGCTGCTGAAATTGAAGTTTCCTCAGCTCAGGTTACAGTTCATTTaatatgattttgatgttttctaTGAGAGAAGTTAAGGCTGAACTTCCTGCTTATTTAGACTTTTATTTTGTGCTTTGTAGATGAAATTTGTGCGAACAAAAGTTACATACAAGTATGAAAAGAAGATACAAGAGCTCACTACACAGTGCCAGCTCAAGACACATGAATGTCACGAGGCTTGGATGTCATTGACTGCAGCAAATGAGCAGTTGGAGAAGGTTAGGATGGAACTTGACAACAAGATCTTCCAAACACGCACTCTCGGTAACCATCATCAGTTTACTTGTTCTCAGTTTTTAATGACATGAGCAAATGCATTTCTTCTTAGAAACTCTCATTTTTGCTAAATAATTACTTGTTCCTCATATTTCTGAATGTTTGAACCATTCAAGTGGAGGAAGATTTGTTGGAATATTGTTTATTAAATTCTGACTTAATCACAAATGCTGACGAAAAAGACTATGCAATGGTGGTTTATTTGGATTATGTTAGGTGCTTAAGTTTTACAATGAGAGGCATAGAAATACTTGCTCCTTTTTAACTCAAGAAATCTTCTCTTGTCAGATGAAACTGTGGGGAAACAaactgaaaatttgaaaaatattactAGCAGTTATGAACATTATAAGAAGTATTGGGCAGCAGCAATCAATAATTTACAAGAGAAAATAAAGGTAATGATTCTATCTTTCCAATAATCTCCTATTTCTTAATAATTTCGCTTCCTACTGTTGTTGAgggattatttattttaatgctttttttttattgatgtttctgcAGATAATGAAAAATGAACATGCTCAGCTCTCCCATGAAGCACATGCCTGTGCTGAGTCAATACCCGAACTGAATAAAATGGTCACTGGTGTCCAAGCACTGGGTAAGGTCTAATTTATCTTGGTTAAGTGAGTAGGAGTTTGCATTTATACATCTGCATAGACTTACAGAATGAGTTTGCAGTTGAGCAGTGTGAGGATCTCAAAGTGAAGTATAGTGAAGAGCAAGCGAAGCGAAAGGAGCTCTATAATCAAATTCAGGAAACAAAAGGCAAGGATTGTTCTTCCTTCTGAGTAATTTATCAATGCAGTCTATGAAATTGATCATTGAAGAGTACAGGGGAAAACACTTACAGTATTTATTTAATATCAGGTAATATCAGAGTCTTTTGCCGCTGCCGCCCACTTAGTAAAGCAGAGATATCAGCTGGTTCTGCTCAAGCTGTAGATTTTGATGCAGCAAAAGATGGAAACATTGGAATTCTGACAGGTGCCTCCACCAAAAAGACTTTCAAGTTTGATCGAGTGTACACACCCAACGACAATCAAGGTAACAATTACCCCTATCATTTGATGCACGGCCCTTATATAACTAATTAAAATGCTGTAAGAGGCTGATTGAGCTAGTGTTTGTTTTGGCATAACAGTTGATGTTTTTGCGGATGCCTTGCCATTGGTGACATCAGTGTTAGATGGCTACAATGTCTGTATTTTCGCTTACGGGCAAACAGGAACAGGGAAGACATTTACAATGGAAGGCACAGACCAGAACAGAGGAGTCAATTATAGAACTCTAGAGCAGTTGTTTCATATTGCTAAAGAAAGGAGTGAAACTTTTATGTATAACATATCTGTTAGTGTTCTTGAAGTTTATAATGAACAAATTAGAGACTTATTATCTACATCACCAACATCAAAGAGGTGAGACAGCTGTACTTTTTGTTACATTTTTAACTACTCACTTTCAAAATATGGTATCCTGAATGGTGTGATTTATGTTGTTCTAGGATGAATTTCCTTGAGATATTGAAGCTTAATGCATTCACTTGATTTGGTTGATAGGTTGGAGATAAAGCAATCTGCTGAAGGGTTTCATCATGTTCCAGGCATTGTAGAAGCTCAGGTTGAAAATATAAAGGAAGTTTGGAATGTATTGCAGATTGGAAGCAATTCTAGAGCTGTTGGATCAAACAATGTGAATGAACATAGCAGCCGATCCCACTGGTATCAAGAccccattttttctttttcaacactTTAAAATGAACGAAGTCTCTTTTATTTTctgtatcttttttttttcatctttttctcttttacttTTGTTCAGCATGCTTTGTATAATGGTAAAATCAAAGAACTTGATGACTGGTGATTGCACCAAGAGCAAGCTTTGGCTTGTGGATTTGGCAGGCAGTGAGAGGCTTGCCAAAACTGATGCACAAGGGGAACGACTCAAGGAGGCTCAAAATATCAATAAATCCCTTTCAGCTCTTGGGGATGTTGTGTACGCTTTAGCAACAAAAAGTAGTCATATTCCATACAGGTCCATTGATTGTCTACCTTACTCGACTATATAGCCACTTGCCCTTTCATTCTTGTGCATGACATCTGTCATTTGATTCCAGGAATTCAAAGTTGACACATTTACTTCAAGATTCATTAGGTAAATCTGGGGGAATATAGTTGTTTACTCAATCTCTGTTTGTTAGTCTTACTGACATTAGTTTTCGAAGCAATCAGTCTACCAATGTTGCAACTAACAGTAGCTATTATTTATCAGGGGGTGACTCTAAGACTTTGATGTTTGTGCAAATTAGTCCTTCAGAGAGGGACTTAAGTGAAACCCTGAGCTCCTTGAACTTTGCAACTCGAGTTCGAGGAGTAGAGTTGGGTCCTGCTAAGAGGCAAGTTGATACAAGTGAGCTCCAGAAGATGAAAATAATGGTAGGTCTAGTTATTAAGTTTTTTGCTTCCATCACTATTATTTTTTAGTATAAGATTGATCAACTAACTTGACTGCAACTACTTCTAAATTCTTATTAAGCTTGAAAAAGCAAGGCAGGAATCTAGATCCAAAGAGGAGTCTTTAAAGAAACTAGAAGAGAGCTTACAGAATCTAGAGAGTAAGGCCAAAGGTAGAGACCAAGTTTACAAAACACaacaagaaaagattaaagaACTTGAAGGTCAATTGGAGCTGAAAAATAGCATGCATAACCAGTCAGAGAAGCAGCTCTCACAACTTTCAGATAGATTGAAAGGGAAAGAAGAAATTTCCACTGCTTTGCAACTAAAGGTTGCTATCAAAATGAAGTATTATTGACATATTGCAACTTGTTGTTATTCATAGTCATACTAACTAGAAGCTATTATTTGGTAAAGGTTAAAGAACTGGAGGCCAAGATTAAAGAGCGACAGCAATCGGATTCAGCTAGCTGCCAGCAAAAGGTTACATtacacaaatttttttatttatttttatgtctcTGTGTTTTCTTCTTGTTGTATTTGACAGACAATAGTTTGATTCAAGCAGGTTAAAGAACTCGAGAATAAGCTGAAAGAGCAAGTACAAGAATCCGAGTCCCATTCACTTTCTCTTCAACTGAAGGTTGCATTGCAAATATTTTAGCACTGTtggttcatattttatttagaggTATAGAAAGCTTAACATGTTATGTTTCTTTTCCAGATCAAGGAGCTTGAGAGAAAGCTAAAAGAGCAAGAACAAAACCCAGAATCCATTTTGCTTCGTCAAAAGGTCATTTACATATATTGCTCTTATTATCTGAAACTGTACCTCTTTGTCCATTCTACCATCCTTGTCTTTGCATGAAGAAATAGGATTGCTAATTAGATAATTTTGTAGCAGCAGATTAAGGAGCTGGAAGATAGATTGAGGGAGCAAGAACAACAATTGCAGTGTGCACTAGCTCGTAGCTTTGCTGATACGATTGCAGCTAGTCCTAGTGAAGGAAAATGGAGAAAAGATGATGAGTCCATGAATGAAGCTGAACCTCATATCCTAAGGAGTTCAAACTCAACCAGTAGCCGTCCCTTGAGCCATGGGTTCAAACAGCCAAAAATCAGTGATTTAGTTCATGAGTCAAGGAAGAAAAGGTACTCTCGAAGTGGTGAAACAGAGAACAATATGGTTATGGCTGCTTCTTTGGCTGATAAAAGGGCAAGAAAATCTGATCCACCTAAGATTGCAAGGGGTGTGAAAACAACAAAACCAGGTAGCTTAGCGGCACAAGGACCCGCGGCTCACAAAAGGGTCATTAATAGAGGTCAAGTCCACGCAGCAATGGAGAGAGATAGTAACAAAAAGATTTGGTCAAGGTAAGTTGTTCAAGCCTAGACTCCATTCTTTGGAGTAATTATATTGATGTAACTTCTACAGAAACTCTTATTGTATCGAATTTGATTGTTATTCATCAGGAAAATTTTAAGAAAGTTCACAGCTTCTCTTTTTTGTAATTTGCAAGGGGTTATCAAATTATTACTCCCTATTATTGTTTAACAGTTTTTACGATTTTACaaaatatactttttattaaaatttaaattatttgattcgAGGAGAGAATAGATTCCTTTAGTAGAAGAAATTATTACAAGCAAGTAATCAAGCGCATTCACCACTGTAAATTGTTTGACTGTTTACTAATACCGTTCGTTGTTATTTAGAATGATTAGTTCTTTAGAGTAATTTTACCACAGTAAATTGTTTGACTATTTGTAACATTGTCCATTCTAAACTAGCTAAATTTAACAGAATCAAGGCAATGAAAACAAACATGATGAGAATGTAAAGATGAACATGATATAgaaaaatgattgaaaattttactGATATTTCCATTATATGCAAGAAATGCTAGATAAAGATTCTTTTTCCTATTGAATGAAGCTTTTTCTTTGGattgttttttcatttttattctttaatgagttgaaattttcttttttgtttttgagaaattaaaacttaagacaacaagaatttcataatcaaataaatattaagaaaaggAAGCATGcaacataattataataatataattagaataaaaataatttaatcaaataaaaataaattatattttgaaaaatctcGGACCATTAACTTAAAGTGTTAGTTTAGAGAATTGAACTTAGATTAAAGAATTTATTTTCCTCATTAAACCAACTAACTCATTTAATACAATAAAGTCTACATCTATCCCTTCAaactctcaaaaaaaaaaaaacttgtcaattttctactttttcaataagaaaaatgTAAGGTTTCAAGAGAAACATGCAACAAcatgaaattgtaaaatttctgattaaattcttttaattttgttaattttgctgAAATGTTTCtaagattttataaaattgtttttttgtttgtgatatttttaacaATAAGAAGATTAAATtgtttgtatttaaaaaaatgtaaaactaCAAAAGCTTGATGAACGTATTGAAGACAACTTGAGTAGTGTTGATTTATATACGCATCTAcagtaataaaatttgaaataataccatATTTACTTTCCGTCTTGTTTAAAAGGTGGAGTCCGGAAAAACATACATTCTATTTTCCATGTGGTAGAGTAGTTATAATACTAGAAGATATCTCTTTAATAATTAGTCTTCCAATCGACATGTGAGCAGTAATCAAAAGTAGTAACATTGATCCCAAGTCAAAGTGTTAAGTTGTTGAGTGTtacaaatttttataatataaattatttaattatttaaattcgtAATTTCTTTACGTCGAAATTTATTACCAATTTTGCAagtattatttggatattgtaattgttttaaagtgtaatacaagaagtttgaatttgaaatataaataaaaattaattagtagtactgaattgttaaaaaaaaaagaaacctatAAGTTGACAAGGAATTGTGGGAATTGGAAAAAAGttcgaaagaaaaaataatattaccATTTCAGTGAAGTTTTTGTAAATATAAGTTAAttgctttttaaatttattaattatagcaaaaattattgaaatattgtaaaataaaattctgaatttcatttatttttgatAGTGTAACTGTTAGTAACgctttttttcttctaaaatgtGTGATATTTATCGTAGTCAGTATCATTCAGCTTCTTATATGTATCATTCATTCTAAAGCagtattaaataattaatgttcTATCGTAGTAAAAAATTCAGTTGGTTTCGATGTGTTACAGTTCGTTTCTGTCAATACTAATTCGTACCGATACATACTAACCCATATCGGTTAGTAcaaagttttaatatttaaaataaacttttgTTCCTTTAAACAATATTTGGAAATACCCAAAGATTGACCATTTAG
It encodes the following:
- the LOC107935223 gene encoding kinesin-like protein KIN-14R, which gives rise to MDNAQLNAFLQNPETHFPDFSITRGFDSEKCDLALNLDNPTSAMDEGEEESFADLMLCDSNSRLILSGFSKSNCTDEIVMFINAGGEALNETDSSMKFVGDNYFEGGNVMQTNEPINEAGDCPFIYWSARIGSFSYRFKNLPPGDYFVDLHFAEIINTNGPKGMRIFNVYMQEEKVLSDFDIFSVVGANKPLQVVGLRVSVKEDGLIALRFEGVIGSPMVCGICVRKTQNIPVTQGSQEYLKCNNCAAEIEVSSAQMKFVRTKVTYKYEKKIQELTTQCQLKTHECHEAWMSLTAANEQLEKVRMELDNKIFQTRTLDETVGKQTENLKNITSSYEHYKKYWAAAINNLQEKIKIMKNEHAQLSHEAHACAESIPELNKMVTGVQALVEQCEDLKVKYSEEQAKRKELYNQIQETKGNIRVFCRCRPLSKAEISAGSAQAVDFDAAKDGNIGILTGASTKKTFKFDRVYTPNDNQVDVFADALPLVTSVLDGYNVCIFAYGQTGTGKTFTMEGTDQNRGVNYRTLEQLFHIAKERSETFMYNISVSVLEVYNEQIRDLLSTSPTSKRLEIKQSAEGFHHVPGIVEAQVENIKEVWNVLQIGSNSRAVGSNNVNEHSSRSHCMLCIMVKSKNLMTGDCTKSKLWLVDLAGSERLAKTDAQGERLKEAQNINKSLSALGDVVYALATKSSHIPYRNSKLTHLLQDSLGGDSKTLMFVQISPSERDLSETLSSLNFATRVRGVELGPAKRQVDTSELQKMKIMLEKARQESRSKEESLKKLEESLQNLESKAKGRDQVYKTQQEKIKELEGQLELKNSMHNQSEKQLSQLSDRLKGKEEISTALQLKVKELEAKIKERQQSDSASCQQKVKELENKLKEQVQESESHSLSLQLKIKELERKLKEQEQNPESILLRQKIKELEDRLREQEQQLQCALARSFADTIAASPSEGKWRKDDESMNEAEPHILRSSNSTSSRPLSHGFKQPKISDLVHESRKKRYSRSGETENNMVMAASLADKRARKSDPPKIARGVKTTKPGSLAAQGPAAHKRVINRGQVHAAMERDSNKKIWSR